A portion of the Kribbella jejuensis genome contains these proteins:
- a CDS encoding flavin reductase family protein — translation MRVDVDPKTAGRREFYALLNSVVVPRPIAWVSSRSADGVLNLAPHSFFTVASVQPPMVQFTSVGRKDSLNNVEATGEFVVNFAAEPLYEQVNASGTNFPPDVSEFEAIGVTAELSRTVGVPRVAESPVAIECTLHTTIPIGDCTLVIGQVRHLSIDASMLDGNHPEVRRLRPLARLGKDEWSTLGEVREISRIRYSDWPGHFTPPDL, via the coding sequence GTGCGTGTCGATGTGGATCCGAAGACGGCCGGGCGCCGTGAGTTCTATGCGCTGTTGAACTCCGTGGTCGTCCCGCGGCCGATCGCGTGGGTGTCGAGCCGGTCGGCGGACGGCGTACTGAACCTGGCGCCGCACTCGTTCTTCACGGTCGCGTCCGTACAGCCGCCGATGGTGCAGTTCACCTCGGTCGGCCGGAAGGACAGCCTGAACAACGTCGAGGCGACCGGCGAGTTCGTGGTGAACTTCGCCGCCGAGCCGCTCTACGAACAGGTCAACGCGTCCGGTACGAACTTCCCGCCCGACGTCTCCGAGTTCGAGGCGATCGGCGTCACCGCCGAACTGTCCCGAACTGTCGGCGTACCGCGCGTGGCCGAGTCGCCGGTGGCGATCGAGTGCACGCTGCACACCACGATCCCGATCGGCGACTGCACGCTGGTGATCGGACAGGTCCGGCACCTCTCGATCGACGCGAGCATGCTCGACGGCAACCACCCGGAGGTCCGCAGGCTCCGCCCGCTCGCCCGCCTCGGCAAAGACGAATGGAGCACCCTAGGCGAGGTCCGCGAAATCTCCCGCATCCGATACTCCGACTGGCCGGGCCACTTCACACCCCCGGATCTGTAA
- a CDS encoding phosphotransferase family protein translates to MPPYPEAELAAIAKQHGVDPDQIREVRGGVANRAFILGEALFLRISRPGYEADLHKESVVVPAARAAGVLTPEIITYDPTRIVLDAPYLITRRIHGTEPTTTPQSLAHQLAALHHLQQGGLGGLAEDGWGDPWGTVEELAERGYVDSGSASWLSGWFTRLAEEIDAGGPKVLIHGDVAAHNLLVGTTNDLRALIDWGDAAWAPPAMDFAKLPLTDVASLLPEYLAHTDSPTTEHELAAAVLWFHLSWALSKLQAAPWPNQRHWTAPTTSRLLNLLHFFTTAPPAPWADLV, encoded by the coding sequence ATGCCGCCGTACCCAGAGGCCGAACTGGCCGCCATCGCCAAGCAGCATGGCGTGGACCCTGACCAGATCCGGGAGGTCCGCGGCGGAGTGGCCAACCGAGCCTTCATCCTCGGCGAAGCCCTATTTCTCCGCATCAGCCGTCCCGGCTACGAAGCGGACCTCCACAAAGAATCCGTCGTAGTACCCGCCGCCCGCGCAGCAGGGGTCCTGACGCCCGAGATCATCACCTACGACCCAACCCGAATCGTCCTCGATGCCCCGTACCTGATCACCCGCCGAATCCACGGCACCGAACCCACCACCACCCCCCAATCCCTAGCCCACCAACTAGCCGCCCTCCACCACCTACAACAGGGTGGGTTGGGTGGGTTGGCGGAGGATGGTTGGGGGGATCCTTGGGGGACGGTTGAGGAGTTGGCGGAGCGGGGGTATGTCGATTCGGGGTCGGCGAGTTGGTTGAGTGGGTGGTTCACGCGGCTGGCGGAGGAGATCGACGCCGGGGGTCCGAAGGTGCTGATCCACGGGGATGTTGCCGCGCACAACCTTCTGGTCGGTACGACCAACGATCTGCGCGCGCTGATCGACTGGGGTGACGCCGCCTGGGCCCCACCCGCGATGGACTTCGCGAAACTGCCGCTCACCGACGTCGCATCCCTCCTCCCCGAATACCTCGCCCACACCGACTCCCCAACCACCGAACACGAACTCGCCGCCGCCGTCCTCTGGTTCCACCTGTCCTGGGCCCTGTCCAAGCTCCAAGCCGCCCCCTGGCCCAACCAGCGCCACTGGACGGCCCCCACCACCAGCCGCCTCCTCAACCTCCTCCACTTCTTCACCACCGCCCCGCCAGCACCCTGGGCAGACCTCGTCTGA